TTCTCCAAATTTATTGTAATTTGTATATTATCATCACATACAGTCTTCCATTAAATTGTATACTTCCAGCTTCATGAACTTTTCCCTCAGCACAACATCAGCATATTCCTCAGGAGTTGAGATATTATCGACAGCACTAtttccccttccccccccccctctttccctCACTGTTTTTTACAAGTTCAACTTGTCTACATTTCCTTCTAAGCTTTTTCAGAGAAGTCATTCAACATATTTTCACAGTTTCTTTTCCACAAAAACTGATTCAGGTGTCGGGGCTAAGATTCCAAGAAACTGCTTATTCGTTCATGTTCCGTACAAGTGCCTTGATGTACAAGAGATCTTGCAAAGAAAAGGGTTTATGGGTAGCCAGCCTAGTTTTTGGATATTCCAGGTGATCAAATTTCATTGTCAACAACAACAATTGGTAGTTGTCAAAGTCTTCTTCCGAGTATCTTTCCTTGGTTGTTCAAGGGTGTAAAGTTTGAATAGATGCTTAACTGAATTTTTGTTAAAATGATTTCGCAGGGATTGCCTGTGTTGAACTTGGCAAGTTTTAATGAGCTTTTGTTTATCATCAGTTGTTTAGCCACAAAAGGAAGCCTTCTTGTAGGAGAACTACCCATATGGTTGACTGAAACTGAAGTTGGAAACAAGGTTCGATGGCAAGAGGCACACTACAGTAGTTTAACATTTTATTGGTCCCAATTCCTTTTCTGGAAACGCTAATTTATTACTTTACATGTATTATGCAGTCCACTACCCAGAAATGGATGGacaagttgttcttgagcaatggTTTCCAGGTGGAGATCATCGACTTCAAGGATGTCGCAAGGAGCGTGGGCAGGAATCCACCATTGGGAGGGTACAAGAATATACTTTTTGTTGCAGAACAATTGCGTTTGTCTGATGATCAGGTAAAACTCATACTTCTATATTTAGATGCAAAAGTTATTTAGATATGATGGTTGATAGAGGCAAGGagtaaagtattggtatcggtcgccatatcggtcgaccaaaattaagatacgtatcggagggtatcgtatcgtattggagatacgctaaagatacgcacataaatggatattaaacacctttttaaacacttttgcataaaaaatttattaaaaaaagctattaataacatgtattatgcataaacactaaattgagggtatcgcagtaagaattcaaggtttgaagttgtcccataaatgtaaaatccttgttcccaaccttgatttccactttagttaaagaaaaatatagttGACTAcgactttggaacaaaaaccccttaaaaattcgtgttttctaaaaaaatacccatcttggccattatatgaccgtagcgcgctgtatcggtacataccgatattcaccaatattcaccaatacgtactgatcgatacataccgatactcaccaataagtactaatactcatcgatacataccgattgatacatacaaatactcaccgatacgtaccgatacataccgaaacgtatatttcacctcgattttatatttttcatagagtataaATATTTATCGATAGTGCAtaggtgcatatcggtatgtatcgtaggatatatatcgatacgaaaggattttaaaaatttcatgtatcgtatcggtatgtatcgtatcggtctactaaatttaagatacgtatcggagggtatcgtatcagtatcaaagatactttaaaccatggatagaggagaagatggagaatGGAGGCAAGAAGAACATGCTTAAAAAAGGCTGGCTGAGTGCTTCCTCAAATCCATTCCACCTGAATTCTTCCATGTTTCCTTTGGTCATGGTGGCTAGTCCTTGGTCCTTAGCATGAAGTGGAACTACAAGAAAACTTTCTTTATCTTTATGGGTAACCAATCCATTTTCAAATATAGTTGGGAAACTATCCCCAAGAGACCCAGAGTGTGATCCTTTTAGATGTCAATGGTTTATGATGGGTTTTCTGCCCCGCTTGGCTGTTTGGGTGCTTAAGTCAGGTGGATATGGGGATTAGGGTGCCTCTTCTTTTTTAAGTTAACCCAAGCAGCACTTTCTCTTTCTATTCCCCATAGGTATGAATGAGGCTTTAGCTGCTGCTTCTGGAAATTCAGCTTTTACGCCTTTTGTTTATGTCTTTGAGTGATGGTTGTTGCCTGCGCAGATGGAAAGTTGGAGAAGAGAATATCACAGGATTGAGGAAGAAGCAGATGAAGAGGGGTTTGAGGAAATATGATTAAGATTGTGAGTTCCTTATTGGACACTACaattttcctcttcctttttaccTAGTATTTGTTATTAACATGGGATATTGTATGTGCTTATGTTTATAAAACTCAACTGAACTGTTATTCCAATTGTTTGGGGATGATTACATTTGTATCATGTTCAAAAATTTCTGGTTTAGTTAACTGAAGAGTTGTGGTTATAATGGCATTGAGCAAGATTAATGAAGCTAGAGCAGTCTATTAATGATCTGAATTGGTAACAAGAGAAGCCTAGGAAGTACCATCGACTAGCATAGCGTATATGCCCATTATCTTTGCATTTCTCAGCTATTTATAAAAATGGGTGAACTGAAATGTCACCTCTCTGTTGTATGAGCACGTAGCCTGTATCAAGGTTGAAATTTTAGTTCCTGCTTAAAGAAGCCATTGCATTCTGTGCGTGTGAAGACTGAGAGGAAGTCATGTTTCAGTTCAACAAATCTCATGTATCTGTTTGAGATGGTTGAATGGAAGAATCTTTCCCTTGTGGTCACATGAGGTGTTTAGGTTGGAAGTTTTGTTTTTAGGAAAGCTctcctccacccccccccccaaaaaaaaaaaaaactgtgacAGTACTGACACTAATTAAGAAAACACATCAGAATGTCAACATGAAAGAGTGCACTCCTACAAACTCATATCCCATCGTGGGAAGACCTGCAGATCAGGACATTGGGGTCTGATACCATTCTAAAACAGGCAGTGAAAAGTAAGGTGTGGGGTGTTGGATGCTATGCCAAGTCCCTCCATTGGTGTAAAACACACCTTGTTGCCTGGTTTtcttgcttttaaattgttaaaGACTAGCAGAAGCAGTCTTGAGTTATAGACGTGATGGTTATTTTAAAGTCCCATTTAGTCAACCACTTCTCAAGTGATCATTCTGCATTAACATTTTAATCTCGTTGGAGCTCTGGTTTCTTTCAAGCAGCAACCTTTTGGGGCTTTGGCTTCTCCTACGGTTAGTGAACTAAATTGTCTCAAGTTCGCCATGGTGTTTAAGCATTTTCTGCCAGGGAACTAAGGGATCCGGTTCCACTGCTGCACACAAGAGGTGGCAGCTCAGATCGGACGCCCTGGAACGCCTCTTCACGGGCACAATCTTCGAGATGCTCTAAGGCGTTGGATCTGAACTGCCTTATCTTATGCGCAGTAGAGGAGCCCTTCCGGAACAAAGTGCTTAATACATTAAAGGGAGACAGGAAATCAAAAAGGACACACATACAACACAAAGACTAAAATAagttatataaataaaaaaatttaagaatatAAATAACATTTGAGAAAATAGAGTACACCTCAAGAGGAATTTGAACTTTCTTCTCTGGATTCAGGAGGGGTACTGGTGGATTCCAGCCCCACAGGTGAGGAGAATTCTCGATcatattttttccctttcttgttCTATTCTCCATCAATTATAGGTTAGTGAAGACACAAGCTTGAGTCTTGAGAGCAGACAAACACTCGAAACAGTTTTTGGGCTTGGTTACTACGACCAATTTGGTGAGGAGGCACCCTTCTCCATAAGGGctgttttggtatgatttctattttaattttatgggggtaattttgatttaatttttacattttattttagtaacatagaaatcaaatttcaatgAAATTCTGAAGTAGATGACAAGCACTTTCAAtgtcaaaattaaaattgaaattgaaattaaattcaTTCCTACTTTTGGTGAGCGCATGATAAATTTGATGTGCAAAATAGTACTTCCTAGTCAAAACAGAAATTACGGGGGACTATTTATAGTTAGCCAATTAAGAATTCTCTGACATACTAGTACTAGTAGTGTATCAAAGATGCAATCATCAATTCTCTTGAGAGGTTCGATTCGGATTGAAATGATCAATCTTGATTTTAGAAGCCGGAGCAGTCAATTTCAGGGTTTTGGGGATTAGATTGCTTGGTTTTCAGATCTGGGACTGATTCTAGGGTTTATGAGACTGATTCAAATCCATTTTAGATCGAAATCCGTAAGGATTGATTAATAAGCATATCAAAGCATACAAAACATGTGAAATAACTGGCACACATGCAAAGACTTCCCTGAAATAGATGAATGAAAGACTATAATAATGAAGATTTGTGCAACCATTATCCATAGAGATAAGATCATCCAACGACGAGAATGTATCTAACCTCCATCTATGGTGAGATATGTTCACACAACATCATAGGTGTGTGTGCA
This Macadamia integrifolia cultivar HAES 741 chromosome 10, SCU_Mint_v3, whole genome shotgun sequence DNA region includes the following protein-coding sequences:
- the LOC122091511 gene encoding O-methyltransferase 1, chloroplastic isoform X2, yielding MRTGWSRFPIHDSQALRLDLALQMRCLCLFPAAAVILVRPQLSRFSAKKRHGRLTAQLRNHDDPLLQAAIDAASLRFEETCKPEPLFLDPYAGCFIGSDTNEDMKLSPSFSASLHHYCLATKFIDDKLLSTINLMEGLRQVSGLRFQETAYSFMFRTSALMYKRSCKEKGLWVASLVFGYSSCLATKGSLLVGELPIWLTETEVGNKSTTQKWMDKLFLSNGFQVEIIDFKDVARSVGRNPPLGGYKNILFVAEQLRLSDDQMESWRREYHRIEEEADEEGFEEI